The genomic segment TATTTAATTTTACTTCCTGCTCCATGATAATGTTTCCTCCAATTGCTTGGATTTTTGATCATTGCTTTATCAAGTACTTCAATAAAATTTGAAATTTCTACATCTGCAGCATATTTAAATAATTCATTTTCCATATAACTCAAAGCGAAAAGTCCCTCTCTAAGTGCAAACGTTAAAGCTGGTCCAACTTCTAGTATTGCGATTCCATCTTCAACCATTCTCTTCAAACTATCAGCTGTCTGATAATCTGTAGAATATCCTTTAAATACAATATTATTATAAGATGCTTTACTGAAGATTTATTTTTTTATCTGTTATGATAAATTTTTTCTTATGCAACAATTTATTTTCTAAAAGCAATCCCACCTTATACGTTTTTTTTGTCAATAATGATGAATCTATTGTACAAGAAAATCCACTTAAATTTAAATTTCCTTGTTTTTTCATAACACTTGTAACATCTTTTCTAATTACAACATCTGTAGAAAATATACTATTATTACTTTCTTCATCAATTAATACAATTTTCTTAGAATTAAGATTATTAACTCTAATTCCTTCAATAAACGCCCATCCTTCAATTCGTATGTTGCTACCTACATTTATTGAATCTATACATGCTTTACAAGCATTACTAACCCACTTATTCTTTATTTCTATATTAATCTCCAACATTTTGTTAAACTCAGGTTTGTACTTAATATCATAATCAACTTTACATTCAGTCAAATTTGTATTATAGAACGGGTCCCATCCTTTAAATTGCTTGTGCTTATCGAACAAAATTTTACGTTCTTTCAATAACCTTGTCATTTTTTCTTTATTAATATCATCTATTCCTCTACTTATTGATTCATGATGATATAACGAAACATCATTCCTAACAACATTATAGTATTTATGCTCTACTAATTTAAAACAAAGATCCACATCATTATAAGCCACACTTAAGTTTTCATCAAATCCACTTATTTCTTCAAACTTATGCCTTTCAATCATTAGGCAAGCGCCTGTTACGGCAATAAAATTATACTCCATCCTATTTCTTCCATAATAATAAACTATTCTATCATCAAATCCTATCTGACTATGTGATGGTCCAATTTTCAAATTAGTGATCCCAATATGTTGTATAATATTGCTATTAGGATATAATAACTTTGCACCGACTGCTCCAACATGCTTAAGACTAGCTTGTCCCAACATAATTTCCAACCATTCTTCTTGAAAAATTTCAATATCATCATTTAAAAATAAATAGAATTTCCCTTTTGCTATTCTACTACCTATATTGCACATCTTTGAAAAATTAAAGTTCATTTTTTCATAATGGTATCTACAATTATATTTCTTACAAATATCTTCATATTTGTTTTTATTTTCGTTATTACTTCCATTATCAACCACCACAATTTCATAATTGTAGTATGAAGTATATTTCTTAACTGATTCAATACAATTATTCAATATTTTGAAATTATCTTTTGAAGGTATAATTATACTTACAAGTGGTTTCTCATCATTTGTATACTTAACTCTATACTGAAACATATCATTTACATATTCAACAGTACCTTTAAGTCCACGTCTTTCCAGTGCCTCTTCTTTGCATCTTTTAACTGCTTGCAACGCATATGGCTTTGCTTCTGGATTTGATGCAATAGATTCTTCTCTTTCTCTCCAGTGATATAATATTTTATCAATATGTCCGATTTTTTTCGCCTTCTCAGTAAATCTTAGTGTAAAGTCATAATCCTGAGCCCCATTAAACTCTGTACGTAATCCATCTATTTCATCTATGATGCTCTTTCTATAAACAGAAAAATGACATGTATACATTAATGACATAAAAGTATCTGGAGACCAATCTGGCTTAAAGAAAGGAGAATGCCTATGTTTACCGTCAGCAGTCAGCTTATCTTCATCACTATAAATAAAATCATACTCAGAATCTTCGTTTAATTTTTTAGCTACTTCGTATACCGCATTAGGAGCTAGTACATCATCACAATCTAAAAATGCAATAAACTCTCCATTAGCAATGCTTATCCCATCATTAGTTGCACGTGAAATATGTCCATTCTCTTTTCTATAAACAATATTAATTTTAGTATTCTTTTCATACTTATTAAGTACCTTTACAACACTATTCCATGTTGATGCATCATCAACTAAACATAATTGCCAATTATCGTATGTTTGATTTATAACAGACTCTATACATTCCACTAGTTGCTCGTCTAAAACATTATATACAGGAACAACTATAGATATCAATGGATTAAAACTTAATTCTCTCTTTTCGAATATATCCGATTCATTATCCTTAATCCATTTATAATATTCATTGTTATCAGTATTCTTTCTGTTTTTCAACTTCCTATATAACTTATAAAGAAAAGTTATTATACCTTCATCTTTCAAAATGCTTAGGCCTTTTTTAATATGTGGCATTTTGTTATATAATCTCATACTCCTAACCTTTCTTTCAGATTTTATTTTCTTTAAGTGGAATTTTTTTTTCACAAAATACTTAACTATAGGGTTAATATCTTTTCTAGCAATAAGTGCTTGAGGCCAATATATCTCAGTTCTAATATTTTTAAATAAAGTACCCAACTTTAATTTCGCTATGTACTTCATTTCATTCTTTTGTGCTACAAAGCCATCCACATTTGGTAGATTTCCAATCTTAACTGCTTCTTCTTCTGTTGGTTCTTCTATTAATTTAAAAATTCCTCTTAATGCATCTTCTGGTTTTATTTCTATATTATATTTTTTAGCAAATCCATAGATTTCTTTTACATACGATAGTATCCCCTCGAATATATCTTGTTTATGATCATGGCTTGGTTCAATTTCCTCTAGTTCAGGACCATTTTCTCCATATCTCCAAACAGAGCTATGTGGTGCGCCAAAGAAAAGCTCTAATAATACAATTGAAGTCACTACTCTCTGTTCTAAATTGTAGTTAAATTCATGACCAAACAAATAACTCTCAAAACTCTTATTTCTCAATTGGCGTTTACTTTTATCATTATTCATTATCCCAGCATAAATAAATTTGTTTTTTTTATGGTACTCACATTTGTCCAAAAGCTTATCTAATAAATATTGAGAACTTCCATTCCATCCACAATCAAATATTACTGAATTACTTGAAAGAAAATTTAAATTTTCAAAATATTTAATTGCATTTTCTCTTTCTTCTTTACAATTTTTCAATATACTTTTCTCATTTAAAGAAAATAACCTCTTCATCTTATCAAAGTCAGCTCTAGTACTTATAATATCATTAACACTATTGAATCCGGCATCTCGTAAAGTATTTTGTTCTATATCTTCTATATTCAAATATTCCAAAATATCCTTAACTTGCTGCCCATAAGTATATGGTGGAAGATTGTTTAGTGATTCCTCATCTAATTTATCAATCCCTGCTAATAATAATGCCCTTCTTGATGCATACATATAGTGAATATTATCGAAATTAAGTTCTTTAAAAATATTATGTAAAATGTAACCGTCTCTTGATAAAAAGTATATATTATCATATTCTTCTTTTTCTAAACACTTTTCCATCCAGTTTAATAAGCCAATGTATAAAGGCCCACCAACTCTTGCACCAAGATAATACCAAAAGCTCTTATTATTATTGTTATTTTTAACGACATTCAAAACACCATGATTTATAAGATTAAATAAATTTAGACTATCTGAAGACATTTTAACCTCATCAAATTGATTACACTTGTAGTGTATTGCCTTAATTCCTTTGCTACTGGAATTAGTAAAATCAGAGTTAAAGTTATCACCAATATGCAACATTTGATTTGGCTTAATTTTTTCAATATTCAATATTTCATCAAATATATCTCCAACATACTTAGTTTTCCTTAAATCTGCCGAAACATATATCTCATCAAAGTCACTGAATCCACACTTATCCAAAAAACGCTTAACATCCTTTGATTTTATATACATATCACTTGTAGCAATTACTCTTTTATTAGAATTCTTAGCAAACTTGTAAACCTCAAGTATTTCTTTGTTGCAAACTAGTGAATCTAACTCCATTTCTAGCTCATAATTTTTAACATATTCCCAATCAACCTTCATATCAGATGTCTGCTTAATGTATTCATATATTTCATCTATATCAGCATGCGGAAATCCATATTCTCTTTCAACTTTCATACTCGCCATTTGCTGACCTTTTTGCCGAATTTCTTTAAAATCCTTTATATTTAAAATATAGCCTATTAATGTAAATATATCTTCCGGTTCATTGACTATTCTAAAAATTAATGTATCGAATATATCAAATGATACCACGTCTGCCGCAGCTATACTTTCTTTTATCAGCTCTATATTCATGTTTCTACCCTTCCATTTTCATATAATTACAATTCAAAGATTTTACTTTATACTTATGTAACATTCTATCTACCTAATAACTTTTTGGTCATACACAAAGCTTTCCATCCTTTACTAGCATGAATTTCATTAATATATTGTTCCTTATTTTTTAATTGTTCTTCTTTATTCTTTAGTTGTTCTTCTTTATTCCTTAGTTGTTCTTCTTTATTCCTTAATTGTTCTTCCATAATGCTTATTTGCTCTTTTAATTCATGTATTTCTTCTACTTCTTTTGTTAGCCCTTCAATTTTATAATACTCATGTTTTAATTGATCTTCTTTTTCTTGCAAAAGGCTATATAATCTCACTACAATTTCTTTAGATATCATTTGTACTTCTAGTTGAACCTCTATCCTACTTGTGTTTAATTTTATATCAGATAATACTATCTGCGGGTCATCAGTTGAAAACAATATGAATTTTTCTCTTAAACTTAATCCATTTGTAATTGCATCTAAAGAATAATAATTTTCATTGTATCCTAATATACTATCAATATTTACTATACACACATAATTAGAAGGATCAATTCTAATTTGCTTTGTATTAGATGCTAATGGAATTTCAATTTTCACTTTATTATTAGAATCTATCTCTGGAATAAACTTATATGATTGAGATTCAGTAAATCCATTGCCATAATCATAAAATACTTGCATAGTTTTTTTATAGGAATTTTTTCGCTCTCGTTCAATAACATTTTGAACATTGATATTCATTTCTGCGATTGTAGTATATAAATCTCTTGTTGGAATTAAGGTTCCCAAAACGTAAGATTGAAAGTTCCTTTCCATAATGTCATATTGTACTATTTCGTCATCCGTAATCCCCATTAATTTATACAACCCTAGATTTATTACTTCGTGGCGTTTAGCTGAACCGTACATATAGTAATGTAGAGCCCTATAAATAATAAAATTAAAAGGTATAGAAAAATTAAAAGACCACTCATAATCTATAATATTCCACTTTTCCCCTACTATAATATTACTAAAAACTAAATCAATATCATTGATATCACCAGCTCTTAATGATGATGGTAAATTAACATCTCCAAATATCTTTATGAAATCCTTTGTTTTTTTAAATTTTCCTGTTCCAATTCCAGTCTCTATAGTAGATACATATTCCTGTATTTTATTTACTAATTCATTATATCTTTTCTTCTTCAATAGTTCATCTAATTCTTCTTCTAGCGTACTACCCTCTATATATTCAAATTCTACTCCATCATCTATTCTGTGGCACTTATTTATACATATCTTTGATCCTTTATACGCTTCTGATAATAATTTATAATTTTCATAAATACCATCAATATGAGTATCAGCTTCTTGCGTAAGTGCTTTCTTACGAACAAATCTATTTTCTAAGTCCTCTACAATATCAGTTCTAATTTTAAATTTGTCAGCCCTATCATTAGAATACTTAGAGTATATAACATTCTTCACGTATTAATTCCTCCCTTTTTCCAAAACTACTAAGTATGAATTCGAATATATAGGAAATAGATTTTCTTTTATAATCATATCGTACACTCTAGTTTCATCAAATGTAATAATACGTTCTCTATCAAAATTCCTCATGTTATTATTAAGTTCACCTTTTTTAGGCAAATACTTATCTGAGTAGATAGTTGTTGGTAATTTATAATCTGGATATGGATAATAAAACTTATAATTAAAGAATCCACTATTCTTTATAATTTCCTCTAATTCTTTTTTAGAAAATGTTTTTACTCCGTTTGTAATTGGGTAATCTTCTATACTTTCAAAGTACTTCCCTACATGGTCCTCTTGACAACCAGCCCAATATTTTAGACCTAATTTATTTTCTATAGCAATTATAATTTTTCCGTTTTCATTTAAGTGTTTACCTATTATAGTTAAAAAGTTTTCATAAGGTTTTTCAGTAGAAATATACTTTTCTCCATATTCAAATACACCTATAAGTGTTATATAGTCGTATTTTTCTACAATATCTTTTTCACTCTCCTCAAAATTGCCTAACCAAATTTCTATATTATCTTTTTCCTTATTCCTATAGGCGTTAATAAGGCTTCTTTTTTCAGATAGTTCAATGCATGTAACTTTTTTAGCTTTACTTGCTAAAGTTCCAGTAATCGCTCCACATCCAGAACCTATTTCTAATATAGTATCTTGCTTTGTAATAGGTAACCATTCTACTATATTAGCTCTCAAATGAGATAAATGATACATTATCGCCCACTTATTACTTTGAGCAATTATCTTATTATATTCCTTTTCCTCGTGATTTTTAACAATTCCCAAAAGTTCATCTTCAACTTCACCATCACTGTATAAATCAACACCTGAGTAATGCTTATAATTCAAAGTTAAGTTTCCAATTTTCTCATTCATAGTATGCCTTCCTTAATTCTACTTTATTTTTACTTCTGAATTCATATCATAGTAGCCAATCGAATTTTTATGTGAAACTACAGTGATATTGCATACATCATAAAGTCTATGATATACGGTAAAATCCCCATCTCTATAGCCAGTGCATCCTAAGGATAAAAGATATTGTCCACCCTGTATATTCATATTTTGCGTAAAACTTATCTCTTTTATGTCTCCCTGCTCTATAACTGAAATATCTTCTTTCTCTATCATTGTATTAGTTCCTGTAATTTCTGTACCCTTTAAATCTTTAATCGTGAATGCAAAAATAGGATTTTGAATTTTTTTATTAAATAAGACTTTCATTTTGATCATAAATATAGTTCCTTTGGTTATATTATTTGTTATAATACCTGTATTATCAACGATACCAAAGTCTATTATCTCCGCAAATTTATTCCCATACTCTAGTGTATCGGGATTAACTGTCAATGACCTTTTCCATTGACCTTTTTCGATATATTTATTTTGCGAAATATGATTTATATCATAACTATCATCCTGCTGATTCACCAACACTTTTTTATACATATCAATAGATTCCTTGGGATTTCCTTCACAAATTTTTCTTCCTCTATTTAGCAAAATTACCCTATCACAATACTTACTAATGCTTCCCAAATCATGGCTTACAAATAAAATTGTTTTTCCTTCTGATTTAAATTCCTCAAATTTCCTATAACATTTATTTTGAAAGAAAACATCCCCTACTGAAAGTGCTTCATCAACGATTAAGATCTCAGGCTCAATATTAATAGCTACTGCAAAAGCTAATCTAACAAACATACCACTAGAGTAAGTTTTTACAGGTTGATTAATAAATCCACCTATATCTGCAAATTCAATAATATTATTCACTTTTCTATCGATTTCTTCCTTTGTGAACCCCATCATAGTTCCATTAAGATAAATATTTTGAATTCCAGTATATTCTTGATTAAAACCCGCTCCCAATTCTAGTAAAGCCGATATTCTTCCATTTACTTCAACCCTCCCAAGTGTTGGATTTAATACCCCTGTAATAATTTTTAATATCGTAGACTTTCCTGAGCCATTAGTACCAATAATACCCAGAGTTTCTCCTTTTTTTATTTCGAAATTTATATCATTTAATGCATAATGTTCATGATATAAAACCTTCCTTGTAAAAAAAAGAGACTCTTTTAATCTATCTATTGGCTTATCATACAACTTATATATTTTACTTAAGTGTTCCACGTTTATGGCTATATCATTCATTTAAAATCTCTCCTATAATACATCTGCAAAATGAGGCTTTAATTTTTTAAACACAACTGCTCCAATTGCAAATACTCCTAATGTTACTACCCAAAAATATATTGTTTGAAAATACCTTTCATAAAACCAAACATGATTTATAAATGTATCTCTATATCCTTCAACTATGTAATACATAGGACTTAATTTTAATATCCACTGATATTGTTGAGGTACCATTGTATAACTCCACATTATTGGTGTTAACCACATTCCTACTTGTAAGAATATATTTATTATTTGTCCAAGATCTTTAAAGAATATTACTATTGCTGATGTAGCATATGATATTCCAAGTACAATACAAAATGTACAGAATGAGTAATATATCAATTGCGTTGTATATAGAGATGGATAAAATCTATATATCGCTGCAACAAAAAACAAGAATACTATAAACACTAAATGTACAAATAGTGCTGATAATATTTTTACTATTGGCAGTATACTAATCTTAAAAACAACCTTCTTAACCAAATAAGTATACTCTAACATACAATTTGTAGCATTTAAAAGCGCTTCCTGAAAGAAGAACCATGGTACGAGACCTGACATAAACCATACTATAAATGGTACTCCTTTAATAGGAGAACCTGATTTCAATCCATATT from the Clostridium beijerinckii genome contains:
- a CDS encoding glycosyltransferase, translating into MNIELIKESIAAADVVSFDIFDTLIFRIVNEPEDIFTLIGYILNIKDFKEIRQKGQQMASMKVEREYGFPHADIDEIYEYIKQTSDMKVDWEYVKNYELEMELDSLVCNKEILEVYKFAKNSNKRVIATSDMYIKSKDVKRFLDKCGFSDFDEIYVSADLRKTKYVGDIFDEILNIEKIKPNQMLHIGDNFNSDFTNSSSKGIKAIHYKCNQFDEVKMSSDSLNLFNLINHGVLNVVKNNNNNKSFWYYLGARVGGPLYIGLLNWMEKCLEKEEYDNIYFLSRDGYILHNIFKELNFDNIHYMYASRRALLLAGIDKLDEESLNNLPPYTYGQQVKDILEYLNIEDIEQNTLRDAGFNSVNDIISTRADFDKMKRLFSLNEKSILKNCKEERENAIKYFENLNFLSSNSVIFDCGWNGSSQYLLDKLLDKCEYHKKNKFIYAGIMNNDKSKRQLRNKSFESYLFGHEFNYNLEQRVVTSIVLLELFFGAPHSSVWRYGENGPELEEIEPSHDHKQDIFEGILSYVKEIYGFAKKYNIEIKPEDALRGIFKLIEEPTEEEAVKIGNLPNVDGFVAQKNEMKYIAKLKLGTLFKNIRTEIYWPQALIARKDINPIVKYFVKKKFHLKKIKSERKVRSMRLYNKMPHIKKGLSILKDEGIITFLYKLYRKLKNRKNTDNNEYYKWIKDNESDIFEKRELSFNPLISIVVPVYNVLDEQLVECIESVINQTYDNWQLCLVDDASTWNSVVKVLNKYEKNTKINIVYRKENGHISRATNDGISIANGEFIAFLDCDDVLAPNAVYEVAKKLNEDSEYDFIYSDEDKLTADGKHRHSPFFKPDWSPDTFMSLMYTCHFSVYRKSIIDEIDGLRTEFNGAQDYDFTLRFTEKAKKIGHIDKILYHWREREESIASNPEAKPYALQAVKRCKEEALERRGLKGTVEYVNDMFQYRVKYTNDEKPLVSIIIPSKDNFKILNNCIESVKKYTSYYNYEIVVVDNGSNNENKNKYEDICKKYNCRYHYEKMNFNFSKMCNIGSRIAKGKFYLFLNDDIEIFQEEWLEIMLGQASLKHVGAVGAKLLYPNSNIIQHIGITNLKIGPSHSQIGFDDRIVYYYGRNRMEYNFIAVTGACLMIERHKFEEISGFDENLSVAYNDVDLCFKLVEHKYYNVVRNDVSLYHHESISRGIDDINKEKMTRLLKERKILFDKHKQFKGWDPFYNTNLTECKVDYDIKYKPEFNKMLEINIEIKNKWVSNACKACIDSINVGSNIRIEGWAFIEGIRVNNLNSKKIVLIDEESNNSIFSTDVVIRKDVTSVMKKQGNLNLSGFSCTIDSSLLTKKTYKVGLLLENKLLHKKKFIITDKKINLQ
- a CDS encoding class II D-tagatose-bisphosphate aldolase non-catalytic subunit, encoding MFSKASYNNIVFKGYSTDYQTADSLKRMVEDGIAILEVGPALTFALREGLFALSYMENELFKYAADVEISNFIEVLDKAMIKNPSNWRKHYHGAGSKIKYARKYSYSDRSRYYFPTEEVIYAQNILIKNMKSVEIPLTLINQFMPIQYNKIRNGLLRNDPEELIKDWVVNCIDEYIYASTPSEVSKQVI
- a CDS encoding class I SAM-dependent methyltransferase; its protein translation is MNEKIGNLTLNYKHYSGVDLYSDGEVEDELLGIVKNHEEKEYNKIIAQSNKWAIMYHLSHLRANIVEWLPITKQDTILEIGSGCGAITGTLASKAKKVTCIELSEKRSLINAYRNKEKDNIEIWLGNFEESEKDIVEKYDYITLIGVFEYGEKYISTEKPYENFLTIIGKHLNENGKIIIAIENKLGLKYWAGCQEDHVGKYFESIEDYPITNGVKTFSKKELEEIIKNSGFFNYKFYYPYPDYKLPTTIYSDKYLPKKGELNNNMRNFDRERIITFDETRVYDMIIKENLFPIYSNSYLVVLEKGRN
- a CDS encoding ABC transporter ATP-binding protein, with translation MNDIAINVEHLSKIYKLYDKPIDRLKESLFFTRKVLYHEHYALNDINFEIKKGETLGIIGTNGSGKSTILKIITGVLNPTLGRVEVNGRISALLELGAGFNQEYTGIQNIYLNGTMMGFTKEEIDRKVNNIIEFADIGGFINQPVKTYSSGMFVRLAFAVAINIEPEILIVDEALSVGDVFFQNKCYRKFEEFKSEGKTILFVSHDLGSISKYCDRVILLNRGRKICEGNPKESIDMYKKVLVNQQDDSYDINHISQNKYIEKGQWKRSLTVNPDTLEYGNKFAEIIDFGIVDNTGIITNNITKGTIFMIKMKVLFNKKIQNPIFAFTIKDLKGTEITGTNTMIEKEDISVIEQGDIKEISFTQNMNIQGGQYLLSLGCTGYRDGDFTVYHRLYDVCNITVVSHKNSIGYYDMNSEVKIK